ACGAATGGGCATACGGACCGAGCGCCATATACGTCTGTGTAGAGGCATCGAGTAACGTATCATTCACCTCAAACGAAGCAATCCATGACGGTAAATCTCTTATAAAGCCTTTCGGTAAACCTGTCGTACCTGACGTAAACCCAATATGTAAGCATTGCGGAATCGTTGGCGCTTTATGTGAGGGTTCATATGAAGTACACTTCAACCCGCCATCATCCCATATATAAGTTATACGGTGTAATCTCATGAGGGCATCCCGTTGTTCCATTGACCATTGTGGCCCGAGCACGCACGGCACACCTTGACGTACGAGCACTGCTAAATAAGCCACGATAAAGTCCGCCGTTTGAGTATGCGTCAACATCACATTTTGACACGTCATATTCGCGGGCAATGTTTTACTTTCCTTTTGGACATGTTGCCACAACGTTTCATAGGTGAGCGTCACATTATCCATCCTAATTGCAATATGTTCCGGCCTTTCTACGGCATAGGTTTCAAGTCGCTTTAACAATTCCAAACTTCATCACACTACTTTTACAGTTTTGCTTTATTTTAACATAGCGCGCACTTTCCACATATGTGAACGTCATTTTTGTATCTCCAAAGTTCAAATGATGTCATCACGTATCATGCAAAATGTAATGAGAACGGGTCAATATCGATGCATTTCCATATAAAAAGGCCGGGTCATCATGAAATGCCCAGCCTTAAAATGATACAGTTGTTATAAATAATATTTATCAATGACTTTTAAATCATCTGACAGTTCGTAAATCAGTGGCGCACCTGTTTTGATTTCATAGCCGATGATATCTTCATCCGATACACCTTCTAAATATTTAATCAAAGCACGTAATGAGTTCCCGTGTGCCGCCACAAGCACTGTTTTACCAGCTAATAGTTCTTGAGAAATTTGGTCGTTCCAATATGGGATGACACGCACTAAAGTATCTTTCAAACTTTCAGCTTCAGGCATTACACGTCTATCTAATAATTCGTATTTGCGATCTTTTAAATAGCTCTCGCGTTGTGCTTCATCTTGTGCTGGCGGTGGTGTATCGTAAGAGCGTCTCCAAATATGGACTTGTTCTTCACCAAATTGCTGACGTGCTTCATCTTTATTTAATCCTTGTAAACCGCCATAATGACGTTCATTCAAACGCCACGATTTAACAACGGGTACAAAGAGTTGATTAGACTCATTTAATAAATGAAACGTGGTCTTAATCGCACGCTTCAATAATGAGGTAAATGCGATATCAATATGAATGTCTTGTTCTTTCAATTTTTTTCCTGATGTGATGGCTTCGTTGTGACCTTGTTCGGATAAATCGACGTCTGCCCATCCTGTAAATAAGTTTTCAGCATTCCAGACGCTTTGTCCGTGTCTACATAAAATAAGTTTTGGCATGTTTTACCTTCTTTCTATGTCGTGAACGCCAGTGCCGCAACATTTGTTGATCAAAAAAGACGTTCACGTACTCATATTGTATCAACAAATGCGCTTTCTTTATTTTATAAATTGATTATAACAAGTTTTTCGCTCTTTTTCATACTTTAAACATGATAAAATATGAATATATTGAGTCATTTGCTATCACATGGATTTCAAAAGATTTGATTGTAGTGAAATCATGTTTTCCTATATTTCACCATAACAGACTATATGTTTATCGCTGTCTGACTTCATTTTGATGCGCCAACAATGTATAGGTCGTTTCAATATAAGGAATGTGAAGTTGATGCTTTTGACCTTGTCTATAAATATACCCTTGAATCGCTTCAACTTCTGTCACACGTTCGTTCATCGTATCATAATACATGCTTGTCGCACTTTCGTCAGAGAAGATTCGATATGCTGCGATGACATCATCTACAAATGAATCTTCGTACGTAATTCCTTCTGCGTTAGCGACTTGCAAACCTTCTTTAAGCAAGTTTTTACATAATTCAAGCATACGGTCGTCTTTTAACAGGCGCGCGGTGTCTCGACTTAATGCAGTTAATGTATTCATACCTAGGTTGAAAATCAATTTAAACCAAATTGCCTTCTCAATATTGTCTTCAAGTTCTAACGTGAGCTTTGTCGTTGAAATGACCGCTTTCAATTGTTCAGTAAACGTATCTTGCTTCAACTGAATGCGGTAATCTTTGTCATGTCTCACTTTATCCTCCTGCTTTTCACCACTAATGTATACGACCGCTTGATACGCATCATAGCCCTCTAATTTTGGAAGTAAGCCGCTACCATTTTGCGCTAAAATCACTTTCGATTGCGCGTGCGTGATGGTTTTCAGTTGTGGTAAAATTGTATCAATTTGATGGGTCTTCACTGCAATAAACACGACATCGAACGGCGTCGTTACAGATGACAACGCTTTGACAGGGATACTTTTACGTTCTCCTGTATCGCGCTCTTCAAATGTCATGACTTTATCTTGTCTCCCTAACAATGTTACATCTAGCGTATCCAATGCCGAAGCGATCGCTGTTCCTACCGCACCGGGTCCAATGATGGCTATTTTCATCTCTTTCATCCTTTCAATCGCAAAGTTTAAACGCTATTTCTCGTCCTTTTATAGATATAATCCAATATATTCTTTTTTTATTTATAAGTAAAGCGAGTTGATTGTGCATATAAATGAAAAAAGACCGGGACATGATGATACGTTTTCCCAGTCTTTAATGTAAAAATTTTAATTCTCTTTTCACCACAGAAACTGAACAGCATACTTTTCTGCTACACGCTTTCTTTCGAGTTATAACAACGCAGACAATATATCTTTTGCAATGTCGCCCAAGATTTTAAATTTGTGATACCTTTAAGTTCAGAGACTTTGGTTTTAATCATAATTTCATCATCTTTTGTTAACTTTTTGTTACAATGACTACATTTCAATTCAACTAAAAACATTGCTGTCCTCCTATGAAATCTTAGAATCAAACTTAAACATTCCAAAGATTTTCTATTCTTTTATTTAAATGCGCCTGTAAGAATGCAACGACATCACTTAATGGTATCGGAAGCACGCTTATTCAGTTTGATTATCGAAATTACGTCCTTCAAGTCCTGCAAGCTCTTCTTTCGTTGCGGCTGGGGCTTTCATTTCGAAAATTTGATCTACCACAGTGTAATCATAATAACCGAGGCGTGCAATCGGACGAATAGACTTGATATCTAACTTTCCATTCTCCATAATCACCTTGTCATCGATATGAACTTGCGCGACACGGCCAATGACAATATCGACTGTTGATACAGGATCCCCCGTTGGAATGCGAATGGTTTGTACATACTCACATTCAAAATGTACGGGCGATTCTTTAACACGATATCCGGGGGCTTCAATACATGCTTCTTTCGTGACGCCTGCAAACTCAAACTCATCTTCTTCAGGTGGTAATGCTTTTGATGACAAGTTCACCGCTTCTCGCAAATCATACGTGGCCATATTCCAAACAAACCAACCCGTCTCTTCCGCATTCTTTACTGTATCTTTGCGTTCATGATTGCCGAGTACGGATTGATTCGCCGCAAACATAACCATTGGCGGGTCCCAAGTTAAGTTTTGATACTGACTATAAGGTGCCAAATTATCTTTGCCATCTTTTGAAACCGTTGAAATCCAACCAATCGGACGTGGGACTGTACTACTCTTAAATGGATCGTGTGGCAAACCGTGACTTCTAACCCCTTGTTTTGGTGAATACTCCATCTTATTGCCTCCTTCATTATTGCCTTTACTTTAATCTAACAAATTGTGTCATCCGTTGCTAATACATGTTTCCTATTTAATTATCAAGTAGTTCTATTAACAGCATCTGACGTACGTGGAACAGAACAGTCCCCTATCCCCACTTCCAACATCGAGGTATATAGGTTTTGTCATTCAATTATCACTCAGACCCTGGTTTTCATTTTCAATCCTTCCGCGCACTTCAAAAAAGCTAGCCTCTACATCTGTATTGTAGAAACTAGCTTTTCATCGACTTTAATTTGTCATTTGATTCAATTTACTCTAAATTCGCATGATTGTTTTGCATCGTTGTCTCATCGACATTCCATGCGGTCATAAAGTCTAACACGACACCATCTAACATCAACTGTGCACTTTGTTCAAACAAGCTGCCGAGTGGTTGTTCAGAACCTTCAGCCTGATATTTCGTGCCAGCTGGTAGAATGAGTGTCACGTTTGCCAATTCACCAATTTTAGAATCCGCTGCTGTCGTCACCAATACGATCGTGGCGCCGACTTCATGCGCTTTATCGGCTAACAGTTTTAAATGTGTTGTCGAACCTGAACCGGAAATGACAACAAGCACATCCCCTTTTTGAATGGACGGTGTCGTCGATTCTCCAACGACATGCGCCTTTTTATCGAGTTGGTTCAATCGCATCGCAAAACCGTTCGCGACGAATCCTGAACGGCCTTTGCCTGTCACAAACACCGCTTCTGCATCGGATACAACTTGTTCGAATTGCGCAATCGCTTGATTATCCACTTGTGATAACGTCTGTTCAATCTCACGGCGAATCCGTTCAAACTGCTGTTGAATAGCCATGTTACTTACCTTCAATCGCTTCACGGATTTGTTTCGCCGCTTCACGTGGATCGTCAGCATTTGCGATACCGCCGCCTACAATAATTAAATCTGGACCTTCATCCGCAACTTCTTTCACAGTTTCAAGTTTAATACCACCAGCGACAGCAACTTTAGCGTTTTTAATCACTGATTTGACTTTTCTTAAACTATCTAATGGTGATTGCCCTTGTGCTTGTAAATCATAACCTGTATGCACTGCGATATAGTCTGCACCTAATGCGTCGATTTCTTTCGCACGTTTTTCTAAATCTTGTACCGCAATTAAGTCGACAAGCAATTCTTTACCATGCTTGTGCGCTTCTTCCACCGCATTTTTGATTGATGCATCTTCAGCCACACCTAAAATTGTGACCACATCTGCGCCAAATTTCACTGCTTGGCTCACTTCATAGTCTGCCGCGTCCATAATTTTTAAGTCAGCTAATACTTTGACGTCTTCATCTTTCACGTTCTCTTTTAAATGTTGTACAGCAGGTAAACCTTCATTAATGACGATAGGTGTCCCAATTTCAACAATATCGACATAATCCGTTACTTTTTTCGCAAGTTCTGCTGCGTCTTCTTTATTTAATAAATCGATGGCTAATTGTAATTCCATGATTTCATCAATCCTCCGTCATGTTTTTCTCTCACAGTTGGTGGAATACCCTTTTCAAAAGAGATGAAACATGTCGGATTTCTATTCAACACGACTTACTTGTCAATTTCAGGCATTGCCGCGTCATCCACAAACACTTCGACATGGGGGTGACGATGTAAAATTGTCGCTGGCACATCTGTAGTCACTTCTTGGCTCATTAAATGACGAATCGCTTCACGTTTTTGTTCACCAAACGCTAACAAAATGATACGTTTCGCTTTCATAATAGAGCTTAACCCCATTGAAATCGCTTGTTTCGGCACATCATCAATCGACTCAAAATAACGACTGTTCGCTTTGATTGTGCTTTCAGTTAAGTCGACACAATGCGTTAAACTTTCAAACGGTGTCCCTGGTTCATTAAAACCGATATGACCGTTTTGACCGATGCCTAAAATTTGAATATCTAACGGACCGCCTTCTTCTAATAGCGCTTCATAACGCTTTGATTCCGCTTCAATATCTGACGCTTCACCATTTGGCACGTGAATATTTTCAGCAGTAAAATGAGGATATGCGCCAAATAAAACATGTTTCATATATTGACAATAGCTTTCTTCATGATCAGACGCTAAGCCAACGTACTCATCTAGGTTAAATGTTTCCACTTGAGACACGTCGAGTTGGTTTTTTTGAAGTAATTCCACTAAATAGTCATACACTTTAACCATTGTGCCACCCGTCGCCAAACCTAAACGACTGTCTTTTTGGTATAACATTTGTTTAAATAATTCGCTCGCAACGTAAAATGATGCGTTCGCTTCACTACCTAAATTAATGATTTTCATTGTGCTTATTCCTCCTCAATCATTTTCACGAAACGTTTCGTAATATCGCGTGGTCTCGTAATGGCACCACCGACGACTGCTGCATACACACCTAAATCCATGACTGTTTTTAACATTTCAGGCGTGATGACATTGCCTTCAGCGATGACTTTTTGAGATACGTTCGCTAATATGTCTTTTAAAAACGCAAAATCATTGGCGTATAACACTTGCCCTGTCGTTTGTTCTGTATAGCCATGTAGCGTTGTACCAATATAGTCAAAGCCGAGACGTTCTGCGTTTTGCGCTTCTTCTACCGTCGCGATGTCTGCCATAATTTCAACATTGGGCGCTGCTTTACGGATGTATTGCACTAATGTTTCTAAATCTTCAGCAGGACGCTCACGCAATGTCGCATCCATCGCAATGACTTCACATCCGCTTTCAATAAGTTCATCCACTTCTTTTTGTGTCGCAGTAATAAATACAGAAGAGTTGTCGTAGTCCCGCTTCACAATACCAATGACTGGCAAATCCACCTCTTCTTTAATCGCTAAAATATCTGCTTTCGTATTCGCTCTAATCCCCACAGCGCCCCCTTGTTTTGCGGCTAACGCCATTTTTCCCATAATAAATGAGGAATGGAGTGGCTCATCTGGTAACGCTTGGCAAGATACGATTAATCCTTGTGTTAAATTCATCTAATGACTCCCTTCTAATTGTTCTTCTACTTCATTTTTAATGGTCGAAACGTGAGGTCCATAGACAATTTGGATGCCGTTTCCTTTCGTAATGATTCCTTTAGGGTCAGTACTTTGAATCAAGCTTTCATTGACTTTTTGTGTATCTTTTAACGTGACTCTCAGGCGTGTCGCACAGCAATCCACGATCTCAATATTTTCTGGACCACCTAGCGCTTGAATAATTGTTGTCGCACGTTCAGTCGTCGCTACAGTTTGCTGCGTCGTTTCATCTTCGCGCCCTGGGGTTTTGAAGTTAAACATCTGGATCAAAACTCTGAAAATGACGTAATACAATATGAACCAGACGACACCAATTGGAATAATCCATAAATAATTCGTTTTCGCTTGGCCTTGTAAAACACCAAACAAAATAAAATCTATAAAACCACCGCTAAACGTCTGCCCAACCGTGATGTTAAAAATATCTGCCATCATAAACGCTAAACCATCTAGTAAAGCATGCACGACATACAGTAAAGGCGCCACAAATAAAAAGCTAAACTCTAACGGTTCTGTAATACCTGTTAAAAAAGACGTTAAAGCTGCAGATAACATCAAACCACCGACCACCTTTTTGCGCTCAGGTTTTGCTGTATGATATATCGCGAGTGCCGCACCAAGTAACCCAAACATCATTGTAATAAAACGGCCCGACATATAACGTGAAATACCTTCATAATAATGTGTCGTTGTTGGATCTCCTAATTGTGCAAAAAAGATATTTTGCATCCCTTGAATCAGTTTGCCATTCAATTCGAGTGAACCTCCGAGCGCGGTTTGCCAAAATGGAAGATAAAAAATGTGATGCAATCCGAAAGGCCCTAGCATTCTCAATATGAAACCATATAGGAACGTACCAATCACGCCTGTTTGCTTCACGAGTTGACCCGCTCCCATAATCGCATGTTGAAATAACGGCCAAATAAAGAACATCACTAAACCTAATACAATAGATGCAAAAGCCGTCACAATCGGAATGAAACGCGAGCCTCCAAAAAAGCCTAAAAACTGCGGCAATGTGATTTTATAGTATTTGTTATGAAGCATTGCCGTCATGATACCGACAATGATACCACCAAACACACCTGTCTCTACAGTTTGAATACCTAAAACCATCCCTTGTCCTGCTTTCGCTAATTGGTCAGGTGCTGCCATCTGTCCGGCAATCGTCAAGAGGCCATTCATCGTTGCATTCATAATTAAAAATCCCAACATCGCAGCTAACCCCGCAGTACCTTTATCTGCTCGCGCTAAACCGACTGCAACACCTATCGCAAACAATACTGACAAGTTTTGAAACACAATACTGCCAGCTGTCCGCATTAATACAAACAAATGTTGCAACAATGGGATATTTAAAAACGGATACGCTTCGATAGAGTTCGGATTACTCAGTGCGCCTCCAATACCAAGTAATAATCCAGCTGCCGGTAAAATCGCAATCGGTAACATAAATGACTTCCCAAATTGCTGTGCTTTATCAAATAATGTATTCAATTTTGTCACCCTCTTCTTCCCTGTTCACTCTCAATATATCACTAAGAAAATTTTCGTCAACAAAATATGTTGTTTTGGAAATTATTTTCAAATATACTGAGTTTAAAGGAGGATGACAATGAAAATTGAAAATCGTATTCAACAAAATCAACATCATTTCACAAAAGTCGACCAGCAAATCGCTCAATTTATTTTGTCGGTGGATGATCATACGGACTTAGGTGCAATTAATCAGTTAGCGGATGCGATTGGGGTGTCACCTTCTAGTATTACACGCTTTGCACATAAATTAAATTACGACAGCTTCCAATCGTTTCGTTTCGCCATCCAACATGAACTGCAAACGGAACCGATTCACAATAGTCCTTCCATTCAAATTTTGCATCAACATTATCGCGCCATCATGGATCACACGGGTGAATTTCTCGTTGAAGACGATTTGATGTATCTCGTCAACACCATTGAACAGAGTGATAAAATCATTTTTATCGGCATTGGCAGCTCAGGATTAAGCGCGCAAGAATTGTACTTTCGCACGTCGCGCATGGGCTTCAACACACTCGCGATTACGGATGCGCATTTAATGACAGTCATCGGGCACATGTGTCATGGCAATACTACGATCGTCGCATTTACGAATAGTGGTGCTACGAAAGAAATTATGGATAGTTTAAGTCATGGTCGTGAAAACGGGGCGACTATGATAGCCATTTCTCATTTTCGGACACCTGCACTGGAACAACATTGTCATCGCATCATTATGACCGCCGACCGTAATCAAACACATGATGCTTACTTTATTAATTCTCAACTCGCCAATCACTTTATTATTGATTTATTGAGTTACCATTTACTACAAAATAAAGAACGGTTGGCCCATTTCACGTCGAGTTATGAACAACTGTTAGCGAAAAGAGCGACCACAACCTATTCACCGCATGATTTTCACCGACTACAAGATTAAACTGAGCAGAGCTATATTAATTTCCAATGATTTTTAGTAAAATAGATAGATAATCATAATCAGGAAGGCAGTGAATCTTTTGCAACCGATTACAGACGAAGCGGTACAAGCATTACTCGACCAATACGCAAATCAACCTGTCTATCTTCACGTTGAAACGACTAATGGCGCTTATGCCAATCATTTCGATCAACGTGTATTCAATGCAGGCACTTTTTTAAGAAACATCCAAGTCACTTACCAGCATGCACAACTTAAAGGCGGAGAAAAAGACCCTTACCGCGTAGGACTCAAACTTGCCGACCATAGTTGGGTATATGTTCAAGGTTTAACACATTATGATGTGACAGAAGACGGGATGTTTTTACTGGCAGGATTCAATTATGAAGGACAGCTTGCGGCAGCACTTGAAATGAGCCACAAGCCTTTTAAAGCATAGAAAGGAGTTATGATGATTATGACAACTGAAAGCCATATTCTTGTCATCTTCCCACACCCGGACGATGAGACATTTTCTTCGGCAGGTACGCTTGCACGTTATATTGATGAAGGTGTGCCAGTGACGTATGCATGTCTGACACTCGGGCAAATGGGACGCAATCTCGGCAACCCACCTTTCGCTACACGTGAATCACTGCCAGACATTCGCGAACGTGAACTCGATGACGCCATGAAAGCAATCGGTATTACAGATTTACGTAAAATGGGCTTGCGTGATAAAACTGTGGAATTTGAACCCGTGGAAGAAATGGATGCGATGGTGCAATCACTCATCGATGAAACACAACCTTCCACGATTATTTCATTTTATCCCGGTTATGCCGTCCATCCTGATCATGAAGCAACAGCAGAAGCGGTCGTGAGAACTGTTGGTCGTATGGAGGCATCTCGTCGTCCAAGACTGCAATTAGTCGCATTTAGTAATGACGCCGTTGAACAGTTGGGCGAACCTGATATCGTCAATGACATTTCAGCTTATCAAGACCGTAAATATGCCGCATTCGAAGCACATCGTTCACAAACGGGACCTTTCCTTGAGCAACTTGCCAATCCACAAGGTGACGTTTCCGGTGTGCCTAAAGATGCTGCAAACTTTTTAACAACCGAAACATTTTGGACTTATTCATTTAAATAAATAACGTATTGCACATGCATGTGACATTTTAGTGGAGGAAGATACATGACTGAATTCGATTTATCGACACGTGAAGGTCGTTGGAAACATTTTGGTTCAGTAGATCCTATTAAAGGGTCAAAACCTACAACAAAAGCCGAAATGACCGACCTTCAAAGTACACACAAGAATTTTTTGTTTGAAATAGAAGAAGTAGGCATTAAAAATCTCGTGTACCCAGTTTGGATTGATCAATATCAAACCGCTGGGAACTTTAGTTTTTCAACAAGCCTGAATAAAGACGAAAAAGGCATTAATATGAGCCGTATTTTAGAATCTGTAGAAGCAGAATATGACAACGGTATTCGTCTGGAGTTTGACGCATTAACGCAATTATTAAACCAATTAAAAGGTCGCATGAAGCAGCACAGTGCGGGTGTGGATGTCAGTGGTAAGTGGTTCTTTAATCGCTATAGCCCAGTTACACAAATGAAAGCTGTGGGCAGTGCGGATGTGACGTTTGGTTTAGCACTAGAAAATGATGCAGTGTCTCGTAAAGAAATCACTATTGAGGCAGCTGTTACGACGCTATGTCCTTGTTCAAAGGAAATCAGTGAGTATTCTGCACATAACCAACGTGGCATCATTACAGTGAAAGCGTATTTCGATAAAACAGCAACACTACCAGAAGATTATAAAGAAATCATTTTAGATGCGATGGAAGCCAATGCTAGCTCCATGTTGTATCCGATTTTAAAACGTCCGGACGAAAAGCGCGTGACAGAACGTGCTTATGAAAATCCGCGTTTTGTGGAAGATTTGATTCGTTTAATTGCGGCTGATTTAGTCGAAGTCTCTTGGTTAGAAGGCTTTGATATTGAATGTCGTAACGAAGAATCAATTCACCAACATGACGCATTTGCGAAATTAAAGTATCGAAAATAATGGGATTGGATAGATGGACTGGTGAGGTGATAAACACCTTGCCAGTTTTTTGTCGTTTTATAGTTCAGTAAATTATCAATCATAAAAACCACAACCCCGCTATCTAGTAAGTGAGATTGTGGTCATATCGTTTTATTCTTCTTTCCCTAATGCACGATAGATGGCTTTGGCGACACCGCTGTTTTCATTCGAATCTGTCACAAATGTCGCTAAGTCTTTCAATTCTGGCAATGCATTTTCCATCGCGACGGCC
Above is a genomic segment from Staphylococcus delphini containing:
- the nagB gene encoding glucosamine-6-phosphate deaminase, whose product is MKIINLGSEANASFYVASELFKQMLYQKDSRLGLATGGTMVKVYDYLVELLQKNQLDVSQVETFNLDEYVGLASDHEESYCQYMKHVLFGAYPHFTAENIHVPNGEASDIEAESKRYEALLEEGGPLDIQILGIGQNGHIGFNEPGTPFESLTHCVDLTESTIKANSRYFESIDDVPKQAISMGLSSIMKAKRIILLAFGEQKREAIRHLMSQEVTTDVPATILHRHPHVEVFVDDAAMPEIDK
- the hxlA gene encoding 3-hexulose-6-phosphate synthase, with amino-acid sequence MELQLAIDLLNKEDAAELAKKVTDYVDIVEIGTPIVINEGLPAVQHLKENVKDEDVKVLADLKIMDAADYEVSQAVKFGADVVTILGVAEDASIKNAVEEAHKHGKELLVDLIAVQDLEKRAKEIDALGADYIAVHTGYDLQAQGQSPLDSLRKVKSVIKNAKVAVAGGIKLETVKEVADEGPDLIIVGGGIANADDPREAAKQIREAIEGK
- a CDS encoding PTS transporter subunit EIIC, with amino-acid sequence MNTLFDKAQQFGKSFMLPIAILPAAGLLLGIGGALSNPNSIEAYPFLNIPLLQHLFVLMRTAGSIVFQNLSVLFAIGVAVGLARADKGTAGLAAMLGFLIMNATMNGLLTIAGQMAAPDQLAKAGQGMVLGIQTVETGVFGGIIVGIMTAMLHNKYYKITLPQFLGFFGGSRFIPIVTAFASIVLGLVMFFIWPLFQHAIMGAGQLVKQTGVIGTFLYGFILRMLGPFGLHHIFYLPFWQTALGGSLELNGKLIQGMQNIFFAQLGDPTTTHYYEGISRYMSGRFITMMFGLLGAALAIYHTAKPERKKVVGGLMLSAALTSFLTGITEPLEFSFLFVAPLLYVVHALLDGLAFMMADIFNITVGQTFSGGFIDFILFGVLQGQAKTNYLWIIPIGVVWFILYYVIFRVLIQMFNFKTPGREDETTQQTVATTERATTIIQALGGPENIEIVDCCATRLRVTLKDTQKVNESLIQSTDPKGIITKGNGIQIVYGPHVSTIKNEVEEQLEGSH
- the folE2 gene encoding GTP cyclohydrolase FolE2, whose amino-acid sequence is MTEFDLSTREGRWKHFGSVDPIKGSKPTTKAEMTDLQSTHKNFLFEIEEVGIKNLVYPVWIDQYQTAGNFSFSTSLNKDEKGINMSRILESVEAEYDNGIRLEFDALTQLLNQLKGRMKQHSAGVDVSGKWFFNRYSPVTQMKAVGSADVTFGLALENDAVSRKEITIEAAVTTLCPCSKEISEYSAHNQRGIITVKAYFDKTATLPEDYKEIILDAMEANASSMLYPILKRPDEKRVTERAYENPRFVEDLIRLIAADLVEVSWLEGFDIECRNEESIHQHDAFAKLKYRK
- the bshB2 gene encoding bacillithiol biosynthesis deacetylase BshB2 yields the protein MTTESHILVIFPHPDDETFSSAGTLARYIDEGVPVTYACLTLGQMGRNLGNPPFATRESLPDIRERELDDAMKAIGITDLRKMGLRDKTVEFEPVEEMDAMVQSLIDETQPSTIISFYPGYAVHPDHEATAEAVVRTVGRMEASRRPRLQLVAFSNDAVEQLGEPDIVNDISAYQDRKYAAFEAHRSQTGPFLEQLANPQGDVSGVPKDAANFLTTETFWTYSFK
- a CDS encoding YojF family protein, whose amino-acid sequence is MQPITDEAVQALLDQYANQPVYLHVETTNGAYANHFDQRVFNAGTFLRNIQVTYQHAQLKGGEKDPYRVGLKLADHSWVYVQGLTHYDVTEDGMFLLAGFNYEGQLAAALEMSHKPFKA
- a CDS encoding flavin reductase family protein, giving the protein MEYSPKQGVRSHGLPHDPFKSSTVPRPIGWISTVSKDGKDNLAPYSQYQNLTWDPPMVMFAANQSVLGNHERKDTVKNAEETGWFVWNMATYDLREAVNLSSKALPPEEDEFEFAGVTKEACIEAPGYRVKESPVHFECEYVQTIRIPTGDPVSTVDIVIGRVAQVHIDDKVIMENGKLDIKSIRPIARLGYYDYTVVDQIFEMKAPAATKEELAGLEGRNFDNQTE
- the hxlB gene encoding 6-phospho-3-hexuloisomerase, which codes for MAIQQQFERIRREIEQTLSQVDNQAIAQFEQVVSDAEAVFVTGKGRSGFVANGFAMRLNQLDKKAHVVGESTTPSIQKGDVLVVISGSGSTTHLKLLADKAHEVGATIVLVTTAADSKIGELANVTLILPAGTKYQAEGSEQPLGSLFEQSAQLMLDGVVLDFMTAWNVDETTMQNNHANLE
- a CDS encoding N-acetylmannosamine-6-phosphate 2-epimerase; this translates as MNLTQGLIVSCQALPDEPLHSSFIMGKMALAAKQGGAVGIRANTKADILAIKEEVDLPVIGIVKRDYDNSSVFITATQKEVDELIESGCEVIAMDATLRERPAEDLETLVQYIRKAAPNVEIMADIATVEEAQNAERLGFDYIGTTLHGYTEQTTGQVLYANDFAFLKDILANVSQKVIAEGNVITPEMLKTVMDLGVYAAVVGGAITRPRDITKRFVKMIEEE
- a CDS encoding oxidoreductase; translated protein: MKIAIIGPGAVGTAIASALDTLDVTLLGRQDKVMTFEERDTGERKSIPVKALSSVTTPFDVVFIAVKTHQIDTILPQLKTITHAQSKVILAQNGSGLLPKLEGYDAYQAVVYISGEKQEDKVRHDKDYRIQLKQDTFTEQLKAVISTTKLTLELEDNIEKAIWFKLIFNLGMNTLTALSRDTARLLKDDRMLELCKNLLKEGLQVANAEGITYEDSFVDDVIAAYRIFSDESATSMYYDTMNERVTEVEAIQGYIYRQGQKHQLHIPYIETTYTLLAHQNEVRQR
- a CDS encoding 2,3-diphosphoglycerate-dependent phosphoglycerate mutase; this translates as MPKLILCRHGQSVWNAENLFTGWADVDLSEQGHNEAITSGKKLKEQDIHIDIAFTSLLKRAIKTTFHLLNESNQLFVPVVKSWRLNERHYGGLQGLNKDEARQQFGEEQVHIWRRSYDTPPPAQDEAQRESYLKDRKYELLDRRVMPEAESLKDTLVRVIPYWNDQISQELLAGKTVLVAAHGNSLRALIKYLEGVSDEDIIGYEIKTGAPLIYELSDDLKVIDKYYL
- a CDS encoding MurR/RpiR family transcriptional regulator, whose product is MKIENRIQQNQHHFTKVDQQIAQFILSVDDHTDLGAINQLADAIGVSPSSITRFAHKLNYDSFQSFRFAIQHELQTEPIHNSPSIQILHQHYRAIMDHTGEFLVEDDLMYLVNTIEQSDKIIFIGIGSSGLSAQELYFRTSRMGFNTLAITDAHLMTVIGHMCHGNTTIVAFTNSGATKEIMDSLSHGRENGATMIAISHFRTPALEQHCHRIIMTADRNQTHDAYFINSQLANHFIIDLLSYHLLQNKERLAHFTSSYEQLLAKRATTTYSPHDFHRLQD